One stretch of Nicotiana tabacum cultivar K326 chromosome 18, ASM71507v2, whole genome shotgun sequence DNA includes these proteins:
- the LOC107758934 gene encoding monogalactosyldiacylglycerol synthase 2, chloroplastic-like codes for MVTKVTSPRKSIHTVLERVGVYGFGGSSQKRCKYDFQDEDDTMEMVQIGAERTKNVLILMSDTGGGHRASAEAIRDAFKLEYGDEYRIFVKDVWKEYTGWPLNNMEQQYKFMVKHVGLWSVAFHGTSPRWIHSVYLAAIAAFYAKEVEAGLMEYKPDIIISVHPLMQHIPLLVLKWQGLQKKVIFVTVITDLNTCHRTWFHPGVNRLYCPSEEVAKRALLDRLEESQTRIFGLPIRPSFCRAVLIKDGLRVELEMDPTLPAVLLMGGGEGMGPVKKTAKALGEALFDKELGKPIGQMIVICGRNEALASTLRSLEWNIPVQIKGFQTQMEKWMGACDCIITKAGPGTIAEALIRGLPIILNDYIPGQEKGNVPFVVDNGAGVFTRRPKETARIVAEWFTIKRDELKTMSENALKLAQPNAVFDIVKDIHELACQRGPLAKIPYILTSSFSNLI; via the exons ATGGTGACTAAGGTGACTTCCCCTAGGAAATCTATACACACAGTGTTGGAGAGAGTTGGGGTTTATGGGTTTGGTGGTAGCAGCCAGAAGAGATGCAAATATGATTTTCAAGATGAAGATGACACAATGGAAATGGTGCAAATTGGGGCTGAAAGGACTAAAAATGTGCTTATTTTGATGAGTGATACTGGTGGTGGTCATAGGGCTTCAGCTGAGGCAATTCGGGATGCTTTCAAGTTAGAATATGGAGATGAATATAGg ATTTTTGTCAAGGATGTTTGGAAGGAATACACTGGCTGGCCATTGAACAACATGGAACAACAATACAAGTTCATGGTTAAACATGTTGGCCTTTGGAGCGTCGCATTTCATGGCACGTCACCTCGGTGGATACACTCTGTTTATCTTGCTGCTATTGCCGCCTTCTATGCCAA AGAGGTAGAAGCTGGTCTAATGGAGTACAAGCCAGACATAATTATTAGTGTTCATCCTCTTATGCAGCACATTCCTTTGTTGGTTCTTAAATGGCAAGGCCTACAGAAGAAAGTAATTTTCGTAACAGTCATTACGGATCTCAACACTTGCCACCGTACATG GTTTCATCCAGGAGTCAATCGTTTGTACTGCCCCTCGGAGGAGGTAGCAAAGAGGGCCTTACTAGATCGTCTGGAAGAATCGCAAACACGCATTTTTGGATTGCCCATCCGGCCTTCTTTTTGTCGAGCAGTTCTTATCAAG GATGGCCTTAGAGTAGAACTTGAGATGGATCCCACGTTGCCAGCGGTTTTGCTAATGGGTGGCGGTGAAGGGATGGGTCCTGTGAAAAAAACTGCAAAGGCTCTTGGTGAAGCACTGTTCGATAAGGAACTTGGCAAACCTATCGGTCAAATGATTGTCATATGTGGACGCAATGAAGCCCTAGCATCCACATTACGATCACTCGAATGGAACATCCCCGTTCAG ATCAAAGGATTTCAGACACAAATGGAGAAGTGGATGGGTGCTTGTGATTGTATTATTACAAAG GCTGGACCTGGTACAATTGCTGAAGCATTAATCAGGGGGCTTCCCATTATTCTGAACGACTACATTCCCGGACAA GAGAAGGGAAATGTTCCGTTTGTAGTAGACAATGGAGCAGGTGTTTTCACGCGACGCCCCAAGGAAACAGCTCGGATTGTTGCAGAATGGTTTACCATCAAGAGAGATGAGCTGAAAACGATGTCAGAGAACGCGCTGAAACTTGCACAACCTAATGCAGTCTTTGATATTGTGAAGGATATACATGAACTGGCATGCCAGAGAGGTCCTCTTGCCAAGATTCCTTACATATTGACATCTTCATTTTCAAACTTAATTTAA